Proteins from one Triticum aestivum cultivar Chinese Spring chromosome 7A, IWGSC CS RefSeq v2.1, whole genome shotgun sequence genomic window:
- the LOC123147838 gene encoding probable E3 ubiquitin ligase SUD1, which translates to MAAVPPPETALSSAADGSDDEDGDQCRICRFPAEADRPLRRPCACSGSIRFVHDDCLLRWLATSRQSRCEVCSREITISPLYAPNAPARLPLSEFMLGLANKVMGWVIVLLSLVVAVLVWEFIMPVTTLWTWRLALSRSFAQVRHLLSLRLSATSFFADGFYRFRFMPSVDTIFACVSIRRAFVRDLGHFRQLNGLARIGADAVAPFALWVARLETHLQNRFGGLDSLQVLALHTVEASLMVVIVDIGIAFMFGFVPFTLGRIILWCVSCFNFGNVDDVNSYASTAYILLIGYGFIFSLGVTFGGMHTFHQYSRGERLLIAIFFKILADGTCWLLSPFRWLHRIHVMIRKTFSLCQMFFRGIANLITFANFSLNVINMIIVFPLLFGWSLDICTSKMFGATIHQRFKLLWASSFSSITLHWLTGCIFLILRSKLSSLLRPILRPGVSIPFFHLAEEHNVKPCMREPFYIISFKKLPRLFVGIINVGMVFLVPVQIAGGLAPKLFPLDIIYFDPPTKGTSFWQAPRTYAELLSGIVLLRFLICNTLKYLQPRKLVEKILRNWFATTGQALGLLDLLIVQPDGASGHEVSNSVAPNDQYGSTYEAMANRRSVAVRMTLLVVLAWLTVVILNTVVLIFPISVGRALLLAIPQLPVAGGLKSNDLFAFAVGFCTISTIIAASRDSFVYMTSGRTCILASVICKWGITALKSSPLLFIWIVIIPILIGLLVDFLLISPFKFLVDFLVMSPFIVPSDDIPVLDFFSIWFLGMLLLKFWTNLAHWTRDAPFLAHFIDGRWDWKLTRAKDDGFAGLRAKWVLQDILMPITMKLVIVLCVPYVLAKGLFPRFGYSAAVNSTVYHFAWLGSLALYALCYLAKVFWGVLVKLHDSIRDERYIIGQRLQDYTDNS; encoded by the exons ATGGCCGCCGTCCCTCCGCCGGAGACCGCGCTCTCCTCCGCGGCGGACGGCTCGGATGACGAGGATGGGGACCAGTGCCGCATCTGCCGCTTCCCAGCCGAGGCGGATCGCCCTCTGCGCCGCCCCTGCGCCTGCAGCGGCAGCATCAGGTTCGTCCACGACGACTGCCTCCTCCGATGGCTCGCCACCAGCCGCCAATCCCGGTGCGAG GTGTGCAGCCGCGAGATCACCATCAGCCCTCTCTACGCTCCAAACGCCCCTGCGAGGCTGCCCCTTTCCGAATTCATGCTCGGCTTGGCCAACAAGGTCATGGGTTGGGTTATCGTGCTGCTCTCCCTCGTCGTCGCGGTCCTCGTCTGGGAATTCATCATGCCCGTCACCACTCTCTGGACATGGCGCCTCGCTCTCTCCAGGAGCTTTGCTCAAGTGAGACACCTGCTCTCCCTCCGGCTCTCCGCCACCTCCTTCTTTGCAGATGGGTTCTACAGGTTCAGGTTCATGCCTTCCGTGGATACCATATTCGCCTGTGTTTCTATCAGAAGAGCCTTCGTCAGGGACCTTGGCCATTTTAGACAGCTTAACGGGCTCGCCAGAATTGGTGCTGATGCTGTTGCTCCATTTGCTCTCTGGGTTGCTCGCCTGGAAACTCACCTTCAAAACAGATTTGGGGGATTGGATAGCCTGCAAGTCCTTGCGCTGCATACTGTGGAAGCTTCCTTGATG GTGGTAATAGTTGACATAGGCATTGCTTTCATGTTTGGTTTTGTTCCCTTCACGTTGGGAAGGATAATCCTATGGTGCGTTTCGTGTTTCAATTTTGGAAATGTGGATGATGTCAACTCATACGCTTCAACAGCTTATATCCTTTTAATTGGATATGGATTTATCTTTTCACTGGGTGTAACTTTTGGTGGGATGCATACTTTCCATCAATACTCGAGGGGAGAACGACTTCTGATTGCCATTTTCTTCAAGATCTTGGCTGATGGGACATGCTGGTTGTTGAGCCCCTTTAGATGGCTGCATCGTATACATGTAATGATCCGCAAGACATTCTCTCTCTGCCAGATGTTCTTCAGAGGGATCGCAAATTTGATCACTTTTGCCAACTTTTCTCTTAATGTCATAAACATGATTATAGTATTCCCCTTGCTCTTTGGCTGGTCTCTTGATATCTGTACTTCGAAAATGTTTGGTGCAACAATACATCAAAGGTTCAAACTTCTGTGGGCTTCATCCTTTTCTTCTATTACTCTACATTGGCTTACTGGATGCATCTTTTTGATACTACGCTCCAAATTGTCCAGTCTTCTTCGCCCG ATACTGAGGCCAGGAGTTAGTATTCCATTTTTCCATCTTGCTGAAGAGCATAATGTGAAACCATGCATGCGCGAACCATTCTATATTATCTCTTTCAAGAAGCTTCCTCGTCTTTTTGTTGGCATTATCAATGTTGGTATGGTCTTTCTTGTTCCTGTTCAAATCGCTGGTGGATTGGCACCTAAGTTGTTCCCATTAGATATCAT CTACTTCGATCCACCTACTAAGGGCACATCATTTTGGCAAGCGCCACGGACCTACGCAGAGTTACTTTCTGGCATTGTCCTTCTGAGGTTTCTCATTTGCAATACACTCAAATACCTTCAACCTCGCAAACTGGTGGAGAAGATACTGCGAAATTGGTTTGCCACTACTGGACAAGCTCTTGGTCTATTAGATTTGTTGATTGTCCAGCCTGACGGAGCATCTGGACATGAGGTTAGTAATAGTGTCGCACCAAATGACCAGTATGGCAGCACTTACGAAGCTATGGCTAATAG GAGATCTGTTGCAGTTCGAATGACACTACTTGTAGTGCTAGCATGGTTGACTGTTGTGATACTCAACACTGTTGTGCTTATCTTTCCAATCTCAGTTGGGCGTGCATTATTGTTGGCCATCCCTCAGCTGCCAGTAGCAGGTGGATTGAAGTCCAATG ATCTGTTTGCGTTTGCTGTTGGATTTTGCACCATATCAACTATTATTGCCGCCTCTAGAGATTCATTTGTCTACATGACATCTGGGAGAACATGCATTCTAGCTTCTGTTATCTGCAAGTGGGGTATAACTGCTCTGAAGAGCTCTCCTCTTTTGTTCATATGG ATTGTTATCATTCCCATTCTAATAGGATTGCTGGTTGATTTTCTCCTGATATCACCCTTCAAGTTCCTGGTTGATTTTCTGGTGATGTCACCCTTCATTGTGCCCTCTGATGACATTCCAGTTCTAGACTTCTTCAGCATTTGGTTCCTGGGGATGCTATTGCTGAAATTCTGGACTAATTTG GCTCATTGGACAAGGGACGCGCCTTTCCTGGCTCATTTCATTGATGGAAGATGGGACTGGAAGCTTACTCGGGCAAAGGATGATGGCTTTGCAGGGTTGAGGGCAAAGTGGGTCTTGCAAGATATATTGATGCCTATCACCATGAAGCTAGTGATTGTTCTGTGTGTTCCTTATGTGCTTGCGAAGGGCCTTTTCCCAAGGTTTGGCTACTCTGCTGCGGTGAACTCGACGGTGTACCATTTCGCATGGCTGGGCAGCCTCGCCTTATATGCGCTCTGCTACCTTGCCAAGGTATTCTGGGGTGTCCTGGTGAAACTCCACGATTCTATCAGGGATGAGCGCTATATTATCGGGCAGAGGCTGCAAGACTACACTGACAACAGCTGA